A window from Sulfurovum sp. TSL1 encodes these proteins:
- the thiB gene encoding thiamine ABC transporter substrate binding subunit — protein MSKFIQTLFLILLLSIASFGSDTLPTLTIYTYDAFAVSWGPGPKIKKAFEQEYECNVKFMGLSSSIGALRKIQLEGKNTKADILLGLDTNIAQAAKKTGLFAKHDLNTSNLDLPVPYTDEYFVPYDYSYVAFVYDENKVKNPPTSFEALAAMPEDFKIVIQDPRSSTPGLSLLLWVKEVYKEKAGAYWKKLSPHILTITKGWSESYGLFLKGEADMVLSYTTSPAYHIIEENRTNFKSARFDEGHYGQIEVAAMLKSSKHKELAKNFLHFLHSETFAEIIPTANWAYPVVKTKQGLPEVFETLTQPSKMILLDGKTVELHRKEIINEWLHSLER, from the coding sequence ATGTCTAAATTCATCCAAACTTTATTTTTAATACTACTTCTTAGTATCGCTTCATTTGGAAGCGATACACTACCCACTTTAACTATCTATACCTATGATGCTTTTGCTGTTTCCTGGGGTCCCGGACCCAAGATAAAAAAAGCTTTCGAACAAGAATATGAATGCAATGTAAAGTTTATGGGGCTGTCCAGCTCCATAGGCGCATTAAGAAAAATTCAGCTTGAAGGTAAAAATACCAAGGCAGATATTTTACTCGGGTTAGATACCAACATCGCACAAGCTGCAAAAAAAACCGGGCTCTTTGCCAAACATGATCTGAATACTTCGAATTTAGACTTGCCTGTCCCATATACTGATGAGTATTTTGTACCGTATGATTACAGTTATGTTGCTTTTGTCTATGATGAAAATAAGGTGAAAAACCCTCCAACATCATTTGAAGCACTTGCAGCCATGCCAGAAGATTTCAAGATCGTCATCCAGGATCCCCGTTCATCCACACCCGGGCTTAGTTTGCTTTTATGGGTCAAGGAGGTCTATAAAGAGAAAGCAGGTGCGTATTGGAAAAAACTTTCTCCCCATATATTGACCATCACGAAAGGCTGGTCTGAGTCTTATGGCCTGTTTTTAAAAGGTGAGGCAGATATGGTCCTGTCTTATACGACTTCACCTGCCTATCACATCATAGAAGAGAACAGAACAAACTTTAAAAGTGCACGCTTCGATGAAGGGCATTATGGACAGATAGAAGTGGCTGCTATGCTCAAATCTTCCAAACATAAAGAACTGGCAAAAAATTTTTTACATTTCTTGCATAGTGAAACATTTGCAGAGATCATTCCTACAGCAAACTGGGCCTACCCTGTTGTAAAAACAAAACAGGGGTTACCTGAAGTATTTGAAACACTGACGCAGCCATCCAAAATGATCTTACTTGATGGTAAAACAGTGGAATTACATAGAAAAGAAATCATCAACGAATGGCTTCACTCATTGGAAAGATAA
- a CDS encoding TonB-dependent receptor, with the protein MKTNILTGSMIAAYALLNTPAFAEEVTLDPIVVSADFREAKLSETANSVSVIGEEEIYDKSSSAFEEVIGKTPNVNFASGASRAHYIQIRGIGERSQFATPVNPSVGLNIDGIEFSQSALAVTLFDVNQIEVLRGPQGTTFGATGMAGVINIQSNEPTKETEGHIEATVGNYNTKAFGAAVGGTLIEDTLLGRISVYKNTSDGFMKNWHIDSEGNPISQDDTNNIDELTAKAKLRWFASDNHTIDLNYMHLDVDNGYDAFSLDNTRTTNSDEQGKDTQKTDAFSLKSTYQVNPKMHLVSKVSYSNSDLEYSYDEDWSYVGQFDDTSYGGYSWFDQYLRDREQTDLDVRLISDDEGRIFSGSTDWTMGVYAKNFTEDLTRNRREGDTYVLFTNEYKTKNRAIYGQLDSILTPKLTLTTGLRAEKWEVSYSDSDDVIINTDENLFGGKIGLQYQQDSSHLYYVSLSKGYKPGGVNAGDVPSPEYKDYQTETLWNIDAGLNANYFDNALISRLNFFYGKRKDQQVKVYTSDFQDFTDYLTNAAEGHYYGLEAELDYYPNDNVHFYGSLGLLKSKFDEYAEYDEQGNLVPSSLEGRAPAHAPEYQYNIGVDYRFVENWTFKANAEGKGSYYFSNTHNEKSTAYTLFNSSLEYTHDNWTATVWVRNITDEDYYVRGFLWEQDPRDDYALERFTQFGAPRTVGFTVAYDF; encoded by the coding sequence ATGAAAACAAACATTTTAACCGGTTCGATGATCGCAGCCTATGCATTATTGAACACACCTGCATTTGCAGAAGAGGTAACACTTGATCCGATTGTGGTAAGTGCTGATTTTAGGGAAGCGAAGCTATCAGAAACTGCTAATAGTGTTTCTGTTATAGGAGAAGAGGAAATATATGATAAATCATCTTCAGCTTTTGAAGAAGTAATAGGTAAAACACCAAATGTGAATTTTGCAAGTGGTGCATCAAGAGCGCATTATATTCAGATTCGTGGTATAGGAGAAAGAAGTCAGTTTGCAACTCCTGTTAATCCGTCTGTAGGTCTCAATATTGATGGGATAGAATTTAGTCAAAGTGCTTTGGCTGTAACACTTTTTGATGTAAACCAAATAGAAGTTTTACGTGGACCACAGGGAACAACATTTGGAGCAACCGGTATGGCGGGAGTTATCAATATTCAAAGCAACGAACCAACAAAAGAGACTGAAGGTCATATAGAAGCCACTGTAGGAAATTACAACACTAAAGCATTTGGAGCTGCAGTAGGTGGTACATTAATTGAAGATACTCTACTTGGTAGAATCTCTGTGTATAAAAACACCAGTGATGGCTTTATGAAAAATTGGCATATAGATAGTGAAGGTAATCCAATAAGTCAAGATGATACAAATAACATAGATGAATTAACAGCTAAAGCAAAGTTACGTTGGTTTGCTTCTGATAATCATACAATAGATTTGAATTATATGCATCTTGATGTGGACAATGGTTATGATGCCTTTAGTCTTGATAACACAAGAACAACAAATTCAGACGAACAAGGAAAAGATACACAAAAAACAGATGCTTTTTCTCTAAAATCGACCTATCAAGTGAATCCGAAGATGCATTTAGTCTCTAAGGTAAGCTATAGTAATTCAGACCTTGAGTATAGTTATGATGAAGATTGGTCATATGTTGGACAGTTTGATGATACGTCGTATGGAGGATATAGTTGGTTCGACCAGTACCTTAGAGATCGTGAACAAACAGATTTAGATGTCAGGTTAATTTCAGATGATGAGGGCCGTATTTTTAGTGGTTCAACTGATTGGACTATGGGAGTTTATGCTAAAAACTTTACAGAAGATTTAACTAGAAATCGTCGAGAAGGTGATACGTATGTTCTATTTACCAATGAATATAAAACTAAAAATAGAGCGATTTATGGTCAACTAGATAGTATCTTAACACCAAAATTAACGTTAACAACAGGTCTTAGAGCTGAAAAATGGGAAGTAAGTTATTCTGATTCAGACGATGTTATTATTAATACGGATGAAAACTTATTTGGTGGAAAAATAGGGTTACAATATCAGCAAGACAGTAGTCATTTGTATTACGTGAGTCTTTCTAAAGGATATAAGCCTGGTGGTGTGAATGCAGGTGATGTACCTTCCCCTGAGTATAAAGATTATCAAACTGAAACCCTGTGGAATATTGATGCAGGATTAAATGCAAATTACTTTGATAATGCGTTGATTAGCAGACTTAATTTCTTTTACGGAAAAAGAAAAGACCAACAAGTTAAAGTATATACATCGGACTTTCAGGACTTTACAGATTATTTAACGAATGCGGCAGAAGGTCACTATTATGGATTGGAAGCTGAACTTGATTATTATCCTAATGATAACGTACATTTTTACGGGAGTCTTGGTTTGTTGAAATCAAAGTTTGATGAGTATGCAGAGTATGATGAGCAAGGTAACTTAGTTCCTTCATCCCTAGAAGGTAGAGCACCAGCACATGCACCAGAATATCAGTATAATATAGGGGTTGACTATAGATTTGTTGAGAATTGGACATTCAAAGCCAATGCAGAAGGTAAAGGAAGTTATTATTTCTCAAATACACATAATGAGAAATCAACAGCATACACACTCTTTAACAGTAGCTTAGAGTATACACATGACAATTGGACAGCAACAGTATGGGTGAGAAATATAACAGATGAGGATTATTATGTAAGAGGTTTCCTATGGGAACAAGACCCTCGTGATGATTATGCCTTAGAGCGTTTTACCCAATTTGGTGCCCCAAGAACAGTCGGTTTTACAGTAGCATATGATTTCTAA